A DNA window from Streptomyces parvus contains the following coding sequences:
- a CDS encoding GNAT family N-acetyltransferase — protein MTTEIRTVQAGEVMRYADGIRDVYASAFAAPPWNEDPAEADVYAERLARDALRPGFTGAVATAGETVTGFATAWITPEHFPADRSYGQVAQALGAGRTRAWLCGALEVNELAVAPEAHGGGLGAALLDAVTGAAPGGRCWLLTSVRAEAALRLYERTGWRRVGTSVPGKAALVVLLGPRHPGREEAGGGR, from the coding sequence ATGACGACCGAGATACGAACGGTGCAGGCCGGCGAGGTGATGCGGTACGCCGACGGCATCCGCGACGTGTACGCGAGCGCCTTCGCGGCCCCGCCCTGGAACGAGGATCCGGCTGAGGCCGACGTCTACGCGGAACGGCTCGCCCGGGACGCGCTCCGGCCCGGGTTCACGGGGGCGGTGGCGACCGCGGGCGAGACGGTGACCGGTTTCGCCACCGCCTGGATCACCCCGGAGCACTTTCCGGCCGATCGCAGCTACGGGCAGGTCGCCCAGGCTCTCGGGGCGGGGCGCACGCGGGCGTGGCTCTGCGGGGCGCTGGAGGTGAACGAGCTGGCGGTCGCCCCGGAAGCACACGGCGGCGGGCTCGGCGCGGCGCTGCTGGACGCGGTGACGGGGGCGGCCCCGGGCGGCCGTTGCTGGCTGCTGACCTCGGTGCGGGCCGAGGCGGCCCTGCGCCTGTACGAGCGGACCGGCTGGCGGCGGGTCGGCACATCCGTGCCCGGCAAGGCCGCCCTGGTGGTGCTGCTCGGCCCCCGGCATCCGGGGCGGGAGGAGGCCGGGGGCGGCCGGTAG
- a CDS encoding DUF1772 domain-containing protein produces the protein MTSLSLVLATIVTGLYAGFMLTFLTGIMPGLADLRDEQFAAAMRRFNEKVPRPVFLVLFLGVVALPAAAFFTGLGEHDRVAGPAILAALICSVAGHLITVVGNIPLNNALAASEGGDDSAARAAFESRWNTLHRVRTVLSLAAFVLLVVAR, from the coding sequence ATGACCTCCCTCTCCCTGGTACTCGCCACGATCGTCACCGGCCTCTACGCGGGCTTCATGCTGACCTTCCTGACGGGGATCATGCCCGGCCTCGCCGACCTGAGGGACGAGCAGTTCGCCGCGGCCATGCGCCGTTTCAACGAGAAGGTCCCCCGGCCGGTCTTCCTGGTGCTGTTCCTCGGCGTCGTCGCGCTGCCCGCCGCCGCGTTCTTCACGGGCCTCGGCGAACACGACCGGGTGGCGGGGCCCGCCATCCTGGCGGCGCTGATCTGCTCGGTCGCCGGTCATCTGATCACCGTGGTCGGCAACATCCCGCTCAACAACGCCCTCGCCGCCTCCGAGGGCGGCGACGACAGTGCGGCCCGCGCGGCTTTCGAGTCCCGCTGGAACACGCTGCACCGGGTGCGCACGGTGCTCTCGCTGGCGGCGTTCGTGCTGCTGGTCGTCGCGCGGTAA
- a CDS encoding peptidoglycan-binding protein, translating to MATPLSADKLLKALRDEGLHVVEHRSWRTNNRNHKGPWGPTHGVMIHHTVTSGTASSVELCYNGHSALPGPLCHGVIAKDGTVHLVGNGRANHAGLGDDDVLRAVIAEKALPPDNEANTDGNRHFYGFECVNLGDGKDPWPAAQLLAIERAAAAVCRAHGWSERSVIGHLEWQPGKVDPRGFTMNSMRTRIGKRLDGAPDGPSKPPPKPAYEPFPGSAFFRVGRNSAVITAMGKRLVAEGCGRYTVGPGPAWSEADRKSYAAWQRKLGYSGEDADGVPGKSSWDRLKVPNV from the coding sequence ATGGCGACGCCGCTGTCCGCCGACAAGCTGCTCAAAGCCCTCCGCGACGAAGGCCTCCACGTCGTCGAACACCGGAGCTGGCGTACCAACAACCGTAATCACAAGGGTCCCTGGGGACCGACGCACGGGGTGATGATCCATCACACGGTCACGTCGGGCACCGCGTCCTCCGTCGAGCTCTGCTACAACGGCCACTCCGCCCTGCCGGGTCCGCTCTGCCACGGTGTCATCGCCAAGGACGGGACCGTCCACCTCGTGGGGAACGGACGGGCGAACCACGCCGGGCTCGGCGACGACGACGTGCTGCGCGCCGTCATCGCGGAGAAGGCGCTGCCCCCGGACAACGAGGCCAACACCGACGGCAACCGGCACTTCTACGGCTTCGAGTGCGTCAACCTCGGCGACGGCAAAGACCCTTGGCCGGCGGCCCAGTTGCTGGCGATCGAGCGGGCCGCCGCCGCCGTCTGCCGGGCGCACGGCTGGTCCGAGCGGTCGGTGATCGGGCACCTGGAGTGGCAGCCGGGCAAGGTCGATCCGCGCGGCTTCACGATGAACTCGATGCGTACGCGGATCGGCAAGCGGCTGGACGGCGCCCCGGACGGCCCCTCCAAGCCGCCGCCGAAGCCTGCGTACGAGCCGTTCCCGGGGTCCGCGTTCTTCAGGGTGGGCCGGAACAGCGCCGTCATCACGGCGATGGGCAAGCGTCTGGTGGCCGAGGGCTGCGGGCGGTACACGGTGGGCCCCGGCCCGGCCTGGTCCGAGGCCGACCGGAAGTCGTACGCCGCCTGGCAGCGCAAGCTGGGCTACTCGGGCGAGGACGCGGACGGCGTTCCCGGGAAGAGCAGTTGGGACCGGCTCAAGGTGCCCAACGTGTGA